The genomic stretch ATATTGATGCACAGGAGACAGAAGATATTCAGGATATTAATGCCCATTTATCAGGCGGTATCCCGGACAGAGACATTGAGGCCCTGCAAAACTACTGGGCTGTATATCCGACCCTAAAAAACAATCTGTTCAGAGCCTCACGGCCCGGCTATTGGGAATTACACATCAGCCGGGAGCAGATCAAGGCCGTTATTTTTGAGCACCCTGAGTTTACCGCCTATAGCGCAAAGCTGAACGTGGTGTTCACCGCATGGCAGAGTAAAAACGCTGCTTGGCTGAAAGACTTGAACAAGGGCTGTCTGCCCAAAGCGATTATCAAAGAGCTGGCCGAAGATATTCTGCAAGCCTATCAGGACAGGGAGCTGGTGAACAGCTATGCCGTGTATCAGCACGTTATGGACTATTGGGCCGAAACCATGCAGGATGATCTTTACGAAATCGCCGCTGATGGTTGGGAAGCGGGCAAGGTCTTGGTGCGGCTGACCAAAAAGGTTAAAAAAAAGGGCAAGAAAAAGGAAGAAGACAAAGCTATTCCCGGTCTTGCAGGTCTGGAAGGTCGGTTGCTGCCGCCTGAGCTGATCATTCAGGAATACTTTGCCGAAGAACAGGCCACCATTGATGCCCTGCAAAGCGGTCTGGACAGTGCAACAGCGAAAATGGAGGCGTTGCGGGAAGAGCATAACGGGGAAGACGGGTTGCTGGTTGAAGCAATGAGCGACGGCCAGAAGATCACCAAGGCCGGATTGAATGCCCGCATCAAAGAGCTGGGCAAAAAGAACGCTGATAACGCCGAAGAATGGGCTATGCTTGCCCAATATAAAAAGCTGATGGCAGAAGAGACAACGGCCAAAGCGGCAATAAAAAAGGCATTGGCGGACTTGGAAGATAAGGTTATTCTTCAGTATCCGAAGCTGACTATAGAAGAAATCAAGACCTTAACGGTCAAGAAAAAATGGCTGGCTGCTGTGGAAAGCAGGATTCAGACCGAGCTGGAGGCTATCAGCCACCGCTTGACTGAACGCATTAAAGAACTGGCGGAACGCTATGCAACGCCGTTGCCGGAGCTAGTGGATAATGTGGTGGCCTTGGCTGCCAATGTGGAAGGGCATTTGGAGAGGATGGGGTATAGGTGGAAGAAATGAGGGTGCCGGAGGGGTTTAAGCAGACAGAGGTCGGGGTGATTCCTGATGATTGGGAGGTTGAAACCATTTCAGAAATTGCCAGCGTTAAAACTGGCCCTTTTGGTTCTTTGCTACATGAAAAGGATTATGTGAGTTCAGGAACTCCAATTATTACGGTTGAACATCTTGGAGAGCATGGAATTACAAGTGAAAATACTCCGAATGTTTCTGATTCAGACAAGTCGAGACTGAAGGAATACATACTCCGTAAACATGACATCGTGTTCAGTCGCGTCGGCTCTATAGACCGAAGTGCCTTAGTCGGCGACTATGAGACGGGGTGGCTTTTTTCGGGAAGGTTGCTTCGGGTAAGAGCAATTACACGGCGTGCCAAGCCAACATATTTGAATTATCATTTCAAATCGGAGTCATTCAGAAAAAAAATTTATAGTGTCGCCGTTGGGCAGACAATGGCTTCTCTCAATACAGAAATTCTCAAGAGAGTCAAGGTTCCATTGCCTACACCTGCCGAACAAACCGCCATTGCCACCGCCCTGAATGACATGGATACCCTGATTGAGGGCGTGGAAAAGCTGCTGGAGAAGAAACGCCGCATCAAGCAGGGGGCTATGCAGGAGTTGCTAAGGCCGAAAGACGGGTGGGTAGCAAAGGAATTAGGCAGCACAGCTACATTAAAAGCAAGAATAGGCTGGCAAGGTTTAACAACATCAGAATACAAGAAAACAGGTGAATATTACTTAATTACCGGGACTGAATTCAAGAATGGCTTTATAAACTGGGATAAATGCCATTATGTTGAACATGACAGATATAAACAGGATAAGAATATACAGGTCAAAAAACACGATGTACTCGTTACCAAGGACGGAACTATTGGAAAAGTCGCCTTGATAAAATCGGTTCCCAAGCCAGCAACTCTAAACAGCGGGGTGTTTGTAATCAGACCTGTTAATAACTCTTTCCATCCTGAATTTTTCTATTATATTTTATTGTCAGACGTTTTTCTCGAATTTCTTCGTCAATTGAGTGCGGGTTCTACCATCAATCATTTATACCAGAAAGACTTTGTAAGTTTTAAGTTTTTTACACCAACAATCATTGAAGAACAAAAGAAAATCGCCGCCGTCCTCTCCGACATGGACACCGAAATAGAACAACTTGAAACCCAACTCACCAAATACCGACAACTCAAAACCGGCATGATGCAGGAACTTTTAACCGGCAAAAAGAGGCTTGTATGAACACTATCGGTCAACCGGAACGAGCAACGCAGAACAGAGTCGTCAAACTCTTTCAGGACAAACTGCTCTACCGCTACCTCGGAAACTGGCATGACCGAGAAGACAACAGCAACATCGAACCCGCCCTGCTCACCGCCTTCCTGCAACAAAATTACAGCGACAACCTGATCACCAAGGCCCTGCACCAACTGAACCAAGCAGCCAGTAGCCAAAGCCTTTATGAAGCCAACAAGGCCATATACAGCCTGCTACGCTACGGCGTAACCGTGCAGCCGGAAACCGGCCACCAGAAAGAGACTGTCCATCTGATTGACTGGCGCAATCCCCTGAAGAATGACTTTGCCCTTGCCGAAGAGGTCAGCATCACAGGTGCTCATGATAAACGGCCTGATCTTGTCCTGTACGTCAACGGCATTGCCTTGGCTGTGCTGGAACTCAAACGAAGCACGGTTTCTGTTACCGAAGGCATCCGCCAGAATCTCGACAATCAGAAGGCCGAGTTTATCGGGCCGTTTTTTACCACAGTGCAGTTTGCCCTGGCCGGTAACGACAGCGAAGGTTTGGTTTATGGGGCCATTGATACCAAGGAAAATTATTACCTACACTGGAAAGAGGTTTGCGAAGAGCTGAACCCGGAAGACCGGCACCTGCTGCGGCTCACCCAACCTCTCCGGGAACTGGCTGCTGATACTGACAACCGCCTGGACAAAAACATCATTGAACTGCTCAACAAAGAGCGTTTCCTTGAACTGATCCATGATTTTATTGTCTTTGATCGGGGCGTTAAAAAAATGCCCCGACCGAATCAATATTTCGGGGTAAAAGCAGCACAGGAACAGGTGCGCCAGCGGCAAGGCGGTATTATCTGGCATACACAGGGCAGCGGCAAATCCTTGACAATGGTCTGGTTGACCAAGTGGATTCTGGAGAATACCCCATCAGCCAGAGTGCTGATTATCACCGACCGTACCGAACTGGATGAACAGATTGAAAAGGTCTATAACGGAGTTGAAGAGACGATCCACCGCACCAAAAGCGGCGCGGATTTACTGAACCAGCTCAACATCCCTTCCCCCCGCCTGCTCTGCTCATTGGTGCATAAGTTTGGCCGTAAAGAAGAAGTCAGCGCAAAGGACGTGGATTCCTACATCAACGACCTGAAAAAAGGTCTGCCCTCTGACTTCAGCCCCAAAGGAGACCTGTATGTCTTTGTCGATGAGTGCCACCGCACCCAAAGCGACAAGCTCCACCAAGGCATGAAAGCCATTCTGCCCGATGCCCTCTTTATCGGCTTTACCGGTACGCCGCTGTTAAAAAAGGACAAGCGAAGCAGTCTTGAGGTCTTTGGCCCCTATATCCACACCTATACATTTGATGAGGCGGTCAAAGATAAGGTGGTGCTTGATCTGCGCTATGAGGCGCGGGACGTTGAACAGAAATTAGGTTCCCGCAAAAATATAGATGCCTGGTTTGACAGCAAGACAAAAGGGCTGAACGATCTTGCCAAGGCAGAGTTGAAAAAACGCTGGGGTACCCTGGAAAAGGTCTTCAGTTCAAAGTCCCGGCTGGAAAAAATCGTGCTGGACATCATGCTGGATATGGAGCGCAAGGAGCGGCTGCACAACGGCAGAGGCAATGCCCTCCTCGTTGCGGACAGCGTGTACAACGCCTGCCGCTATTATGAACTGTTCCAGAATGCCGGGTTCAGCCGATGCGCCATTATTACCTCGTATGTTCCCTCTGTGGCGGACATCAAAGGCGAGACAACAGGGGAAGGAAAGACAGAAGAGCAGCGCAAGTATGATATTTATACAAAGATGCTGGCCGGGAAGGATGTAAAGACCTTTGAGCGTGACATAAAAAAGCAGTTTATTGAAGAACCGGCCCGGATGAAACTGCTCATTGTGGTGGACAAATTACTGACCGGCTTTGATGCTCCCCCAGCCACCTATCTCTATATTGATAAAAACATGCAGGATCACGGCCTGTTTCAGGCTGTCTGCCGGGTCAATCGTCTGCACGGTGAGGATAAAGAGTACGGCTTTATTGTGGATTATAAAGACCTATTCCAAAGCCTGAACAAATCGGTCACTGACTACACATCCGGGGCCTTTGCCGAATACGATAATGATGATGTTGCGGGCCTGCTGCAAGATCGTCTAAAAAAAGGCCGGGAGCGTCTGGACGATGCGCTGGAGACGGTACGGGCCTTACTGGAGCCGGTGGAACCGCCCAAGGGCCAGCTTCAAATGCAGCATTATTTTGTCGGAAACTCGGAAGATTTCAAGGCAATAAAGGAGACAGAACCGAGACGGGTAGCTCTGTACAAGGCGGTGGTCGGGTTGATCCGGGCCTATGCCAATCTTGCCAACGAGATGCCGGAAGCCGGATACAGCCCTGCTGAGACAGAAGCTATTAAGGCGGAAGTAAAACAACATGAGTGTCTCCGTAAGGAAATCCAACTTGCCAGCGGTGACTATATCGAATTAAAACGGTACGAACCGGCTATGCGGCATCTGATTGATAATTACATCGGAGCGGAAGAAAGCCGCCTGCTTGCCGGGTTTGATGACTTGGGACTGGTTGAACTGATGGTTGAACAAGGCGAAAAAGCCTTTGACAAGCTGCCGCCTAATGTCCGCAAAAACAAAGAGGCAATGGCAGAAGTCATTGAAAACAATCTGCGTAAGGTCATTATTGAGGAACACCCGACCAACCCGAAATATTATGAAAAAATGAGCGTGCTGCTTGACGAACTTATCAAGAGCAGAAAGAAAAAAACCGCAGAATATAAAAAGTACCTGCAACAGCAGCTCGAACTTGCACGACAGGTTTTACAACCGGGTGGTTCATACCCCAACCCAATCAACACACCGGCAAAACGGGCCTTGTATGACTCTGTGGGGAGCAATAAAGACTTGGCCCTTGATCTTGACCGGGAGATTTTCGCCACCCGCAGAGACGGCTGGCGGAACAACACTATGAAAACCAGAGAAGTACGCAATGCCATTCAGGACGTGCTGAAAAACTTCGAGGCAGCAGAGCCGGAAGCGGATTATCTTGTTAACATTGCCAAGAACCAGCAGGAATACTGAGCAATGGAACAGATAACCATAAGCGGCATAACCGTTGATGTGGTGCGCAAGGACATTAAAAACATGCACCTTGCTGTCTATCCACCCGCAGGCCGGGTACGCCTTGCTGTTCCTCTGCGGACAAATGCTGATACTGTCCGCCTCTTTGCTGTGGAAAAACTGGGCTGGATCAAAAGGCACCAGCGCAACTTTGCCAATCAGGAACGCCTCGGCCCCAGAGAATACAGGGAGCGTGAAAGCCATTACTTCCAGGGGCGGCGGTATCTACTGCGAATCAGAGACACAGACGGCGCAGGTTTTGTTGACCTGAAGGGAAAAACCTATGTAGACCTGTACGTCAAGCCTGATGCCGGGTTTGAATACCGGCGAAACGTCATTAAGGAATGGCACCGCAGAGAGCTAAAAAAGGTCGTTGCAGAGCTGGCAGAGCGTTGGACACAAAAAATAGGTGTTCAGGTTGCCTTCTGGGGTGTTAAGCAAATGAAAACGAAATGGGGTTCCTGCAATATTGAGGCAAAAAGGATCTGGTTAAATCTTGAACTCGCAAAAAAGCCGCTTCCCTGTTTGGAATATGTTCTTGTCCATGAACTAGTGCATCTTCTGGAGCGATATCATAACGACCGTTTTCATGCCCTCATGAGTCATTACCTACCCCAATGGAAACAGCTGCGGAATGAGTTGAACAAACTCCCGGTCAGTCATGCGGATTGGACGTATTAGCACGTAGAGCTATCCCCCCCCCTATGCAATTTTGCCAAGACATGCCCGGCACTGCCGACCGGCTAACCAGCGGCAGCCCGATTTTGCGTTACCGATATATTAATGCAATTCCCCCTGAAGCCGGGTCAATCCATCGGATATAAGGCCGGTGTAATGATCGACAATTTTTCCGGTCAGAACGGTATCGCATGTCCGATCCGCATCAATCAGCAATCTGCCGATAAATCCCAGAGAAGCGGAAAAAACGAAAAGTTCAAGCAGGATGTCTTCAATATGTTCTTGTTCTGCTTCTTTGGGGGCCGTGTTGTCCCTTTCTTTCTTCATGCTGCGGCCTCCTGCATCTCCGAACGGGTCATTCTGGAATTCGTGGCGGTGGGCTGTGCTGAGAGGTTTTTCATGGTGGGGCTCCTAGAAAAAATGAATTTTTCCACCCCTTGTACTTCCAAATACAAAAAGGGCGGAATCAAGCGGGTTGGAAGACCGGACTC from Candidatus Electrothrix communis encodes the following:
- a CDS encoding SprT family zinc-dependent metalloprotease — translated: MEQITISGITVDVVRKDIKNMHLAVYPPAGRVRLAVPLRTNADTVRLFAVEKLGWIKRHQRNFANQERLGPREYRERESHYFQGRRYLLRIRDTDGAGFVDLKGKTYVDLYVKPDAGFEYRRNVIKEWHRRELKKVVAELAERWTQKIGVQVAFWGVKQMKTKWGSCNIEAKRIWLNLELAKKPLPCLEYVLVHELVHLLERYHNDRFHALMSHYLPQWKQLRNELNKLPVSHADWTY
- a CDS encoding HsdR family type I site-specific deoxyribonuclease; translation: MNTIGQPERATQNRVVKLFQDKLLYRYLGNWHDREDNSNIEPALLTAFLQQNYSDNLITKALHQLNQAASSQSLYEANKAIYSLLRYGVTVQPETGHQKETVHLIDWRNPLKNDFALAEEVSITGAHDKRPDLVLYVNGIALAVLELKRSTVSVTEGIRQNLDNQKAEFIGPFFTTVQFALAGNDSEGLVYGAIDTKENYYLHWKEVCEELNPEDRHLLRLTQPLRELAADTDNRLDKNIIELLNKERFLELIHDFIVFDRGVKKMPRPNQYFGVKAAQEQVRQRQGGIIWHTQGSGKSLTMVWLTKWILENTPSARVLIITDRTELDEQIEKVYNGVEETIHRTKSGADLLNQLNIPSPRLLCSLVHKFGRKEEVSAKDVDSYINDLKKGLPSDFSPKGDLYVFVDECHRTQSDKLHQGMKAILPDALFIGFTGTPLLKKDKRSSLEVFGPYIHTYTFDEAVKDKVVLDLRYEARDVEQKLGSRKNIDAWFDSKTKGLNDLAKAELKKRWGTLEKVFSSKSRLEKIVLDIMLDMERKERLHNGRGNALLVADSVYNACRYYELFQNAGFSRCAIITSYVPSVADIKGETTGEGKTEEQRKYDIYTKMLAGKDVKTFERDIKKQFIEEPARMKLLIVVDKLLTGFDAPPATYLYIDKNMQDHGLFQAVCRVNRLHGEDKEYGFIVDYKDLFQSLNKSVTDYTSGAFAEYDNDDVAGLLQDRLKKGRERLDDALETVRALLEPVEPPKGQLQMQHYFVGNSEDFKAIKETEPRRVALYKAVVGLIRAYANLANEMPEAGYSPAETEAIKAEVKQHECLRKEIQLASGDYIELKRYEPAMRHLIDNYIGAEESRLLAGFDDLGLVELMVEQGEKAFDKLPPNVRKNKEAMAEVIENNLRKVIIEEHPTNPKYYEKMSVLLDELIKSRKKKTAEYKKYLQQQLELARQVLQPGGSYPNPINTPAKRALYDSVGSNKDLALDLDREIFATRRDGWRNNTMKTREVRNAIQDVLKNFEAAEPEADYLVNIAKNQQEY
- a CDS encoding restriction endonuclease subunit S — encoded protein: MRVPEGFKQTEVGVIPDDWEVETISEIASVKTGPFGSLLHEKDYVSSGTPIITVEHLGEHGITSENTPNVSDSDKSRLKEYILRKHDIVFSRVGSIDRSALVGDYETGWLFSGRLLRVRAITRRAKPTYLNYHFKSESFRKKIYSVAVGQTMASLNTEILKRVKVPLPTPAEQTAIATALNDMDTLIEGVEKLLEKKRRIKQGAMQELLRPKDGWVAKELGSTATLKARIGWQGLTTSEYKKTGEYYLITGTEFKNGFINWDKCHYVEHDRYKQDKNIQVKKHDVLVTKDGTIGKVALIKSVPKPATLNSGVFVIRPVNNSFHPEFFYYILLSDVFLEFLRQLSAGSTINHLYQKDFVSFKFFTPTIIEEQKKIAAVLSDMDTEIEQLETQLTKYRQLKTGMMQELLTGKKRLV